The Pedobacter ginsengisoli region TGAAACTATCCAATTTGAATTTAACTCATCAGTTTTAAAAACTGAAGCTTACCCTACTTTAGATAAATTATCTTCAGTATTGCGTGAAAACGGTGGTAAAGTAGCTGTTAACGGTTACGCTTCAAGCGAAGGTACTGCTGCATACAATTTGAAATTATCTAAAGACAGAGCTAATTCTGTTAAAACTTACTTAGTTAACTCTGGTGTTAACGCTAGTCAAGTTGTAACTAAAGGTTATGGCGAAGCTAATCCAATTGCTTCTAACGATACTGAAGAAGGTCGTATCCAAAACCGTCGTGTTGAAACAGCTAGAAACTAAGAATTTCTAACAACAATACTTAAAAGGGCTCCAAATACTGGAGCCCTTTTTTATTACAATAAATTTTGCAAGGCGGAGATGTTCTTCTAATTATATTTAGCACTATTTTATCTAAATTTGGAGTAAGATGTATTTCTTTAGAAAAAAAGACCCGAACAGGCCTACTAATATTAATATCAAAATAATGCATATCATTAATGCAACAGCTATTATTGTGTTTGTTGCAGGGATTTTATGGAAATTAATTGATTGGATTTTACTGAAATGAATAAAATAATAAACACAAAAAATGCACCGGCTCCAATTGGGCCGTATAGTCAGGCAGTAATAGCTAATGGCTTTTTATTTTTATCTGGACAGATTGCCATAAACCCTGAATCAGGAGAGGTGATACAATCGTCAGTTGCCGAAGAAACGCATCAGGTTATGCGAAACATTAAGGCTGTTCTGCTAGAGGCTTCATATGGATTTGAAGATGTTGTTAAAACGACAATCTTTTTGTCTGATATGGCTTTATTTGCCGAAGTAAATGAAATATACGGTTCATTCTTTCATAAGGATTTTCCTGCACGAGAAACAGTAGCAGTAAAAGGCCTGCCAAAAGGAGTGAATGTTGAGATATCTATGACTGCTTATAAAGCATAAGTTTTGCCGAAATCAAATCTAAGGTATTTTTTTGCCGGCATCTTATCCTTTGCGATATGGGGGTTCTTTTCTATTCCGTTAAGAAATCTTAAAGAATTCCCTTCTGAGGAGATCCTGTATTATCGAATTTTTACTTCCCTGATTTTTATTTGGATTGCTATTTTTCTTTTCAGACGCAAATACCTGAAAAGTGATATAGCTTATATATCTTCAGTAACTTCAAAAGAGAGGAGCATAATTATTCTGCAGATAGTTGCATCAACGTTCCTTTTAACATCAAACTGGTATACCTACATATATGCGGTAAATAATGTTAGCCTACAGTCTGCCGCGTTTGCCTATATGGTTTGCCCATTAATCACAGCATTTGGAGGATTCGTCCTTTTAAAGGAAGAGCTGTCAAGATTAAAACTCCTGTCTCTAGCTATAGCTTTGTTTAGTATCATCTTGCTGGCAACAGGGTCTTTTATTGAAGTGGCGTGGTCGGTTGTTATTGCAACCTTATATGCCTTTTATTTAATTATCCAGCGTAAGATGAAGAATCTGGATAAACTAAACGTTCTGGCAACTCAAATTGGACTTGCCGTCATTTTGATGATGCCTCTATACATTAGCACACATCAGCCTGTTCCATCTAGTATATGGTTTTGGGCTAATATTACTGTAGTTGCAGTACTATTTACTATTATTCCATTGTTCCTAAGTTTGTACGCCTTGATAGGGATTCCTTCATCTACCTTAGGGATAATTATCTATGTAAATCCCCTTATTGCATTTGCTGTCGCTATTTTCTATTTTAATGAGCACATAGACTCTCACAAACTATTGGCTTATTTGTTGTTATTAGTTTCGGTAATTGTATTTAATTGGGGTATAATAAAAGGTATATTTACACTTAATAGAAAAAATATTTAAAACCTTGTTTGTTTCTACCTTAGATACGACTATAGAATTTCTTAAAGGCGTTGGGCCTAAACGGGCTGAACTTTTTCAAAAAGAGTTAGGTATTTTTACTTATGCAGATCTCTTAAACTTTTATCCTTTTAGGTATATTGACAGAACCAGATTCTATAAGATTAACGAGTTAGATCCTGAACTTCCTTATGTACAGATACTCGGGAGGATTACAAGTAAAGAGCAGATAGGAGAGAAACATAAGAAACGTTTGGTAGCACGGCTTACGGATGATACCGGGTCGATAGAGCTGGTATGGTTTCAGAGTTTGAAATGGGTTGATGAAAATGTTGTCAAAGGTAAAGTTTACATAGTGTTTGGAAAGCCTACTGTATTTAACGGCTCATTTAGTATTTCGCATCCAGAGCTAGAAAATTATCCACGGCCAGCAACTATAACCGGCAACTTAATGCTACAGCCGGTATATCATTCTACAGAGAAGCTAAAGAAGTTTTTTCTTGATAGTAAGGGTATTCAAAAGTTACAAACCTCATTAATAGAGCAGCATCTTAAGGAAATTACGGAAACAGTTCCTCCGTATATCCTGGAAAAGTATCAAATGGTTGGGAGGAAAGAGGCCCTGTTAAATATTCATTTTCCTAAGGATGTTAAGGCTTTGAAGGCTGCGGAAAGGAGGTTGAAGTTTGAAGAATTGTTTTTTATTC contains the following coding sequences:
- a CDS encoding RidA family protein, translating into MNKIINTKNAPAPIGPYSQAVIANGFLFLSGQIAINPESGEVIQSSVAEETHQVMRNIKAVLLEASYGFEDVVKTTIFLSDMALFAEVNEIYGSFFHKDFPARETVAVKGLPKGVNVEISMTAYKA
- a CDS encoding EamA family transporter, with the protein product MPKSNLRYFFAGILSFAIWGFFSIPLRNLKEFPSEEILYYRIFTSLIFIWIAIFLFRRKYLKSDIAYISSVTSKERSIIILQIVASTFLLTSNWYTYIYAVNNVSLQSAAFAYMVCPLITAFGGFVLLKEELSRLKLLSLAIALFSIILLATGSFIEVAWSVVIATLYAFYLIIQRKMKNLDKLNVLATQIGLAVILMMPLYISTHQPVPSSIWFWANITVVAVLFTIIPLFLSLYALIGIPSSTLGIIIYVNPLIAFAVAIFYFNEHIDSHKLLAYLLLLVSVIVFNWGIIKGIFTLNRKNI